From Methanobrevibacter sp., one genomic window encodes:
- a CDS encoding ImmA/IrrE family metallo-endopeptidase — translation MYLEMNELACACRRQWKIDINESIDIFSLAINKIKNLTIVFKVMDDDISGACLRLNNENIIFVNSRHRKGRQAFTIAHELYHLKYDDNNFNICGLDSDDEIEKKADLFASCLLMPHGAIETYKLNNDIQRWDLDSIIDAEQYFQISHQALLLRLRFFLNEITYEQYMVFKEDVIRNASIRGYDSSLYTPYLNKEYLTIGNYIKLTEKAFEEDLISQGKKEELLLDAFREDMVYNLNDNESF, via the coding sequence ATGTATTTGGAAATGAATGAATTGGCTTGTGCTTGCAGGAGACAATGGAAAATCGATATAAATGAATCCATTGACATATTTTCACTTGCCATAAATAAAATAAAGAACTTGACAATAGTATTTAAAGTAATGGATGATGACATTAGTGGAGCTTGTCTAAGATTAAATAATGAAAACATAATATTCGTAAATTCAAGGCATAGGAAAGGAAGACAGGCTTTCACAATAGCTCATGAATTGTATCACTTAAAGTATGATGATAATAATTTTAATATTTGTGGATTAGACAGTGATGATGAGATAGAGAAAAAGGCAGATCTTTTTGCATCATGCTTATTGATGCCTCATGGGGCAATAGAAACATATAAATTAAACAATGATATTCAAAGGTGGGATTTGGATTCAATAATAGATGCTGAACAATACTTCCAAATATCACATCAAGCTTTATTATTGAGACTCAGATTCTTCTTAAATGAAATTACTTATGAACAGTATATGGTATTTAAGGAAGATGTTATTCGTAATGCATCCATTAGAGGTTATGATTCAAGCTTATACACTCCGTATTTAAATAAGGAATATTTGACCATTGGAAATTACATCAAATTAACAGAAAAAGCATTTGAAGAAGATTTAATCTCCCAAGGAAAAAAAGAGGAACTATTATTAGATGCTTTTCGTGAGGATATGGTGTACAATTTAAATGATAATGAATCATTCTAA
- a CDS encoding YaaC family protein — translation MEKEIILTENPNKELWNQFKKFENIDICLNYFKKNCKKFDNSEKFEKRAYLMKYYITQAKEYYVSSRDASVLTKPTLLYYGASCLVKALILAKRCYQDDSTGHGLNVHKFKSEDLLDFKIYPVTGTFLQLYQVLENSDISYIKSFDFNLDDLLSFIPELKDDYEMIFNKKSLAIKVDRVKDENGVYLLYQGDYFDNEDLINNYFNNLPNFEKYYFTPNVSKDHMSCYKKPYEKGDIVIRNIMGEEFFISSLNQDNRFIYFSQITVHFLILYLLSMLSRYYINPWVSENSLDENRYFYIIEKFLDINMRKFPNLILNEILNKELIFSVEYYKPSGFDFDNIKGLVEEIVNESIEENNLREEKEEIKRKFMDDVYSGRNW, via the coding sequence ATGGAAAAAGAAATTATTTTAACAGAAAATCCCAATAAAGAACTATGGAACCAATTTAAAAAATTTGAAAATATTGATATTTGTTTGAATTATTTTAAAAAAAATTGTAAAAAGTTTGATAATAGTGAAAAGTTCGAAAAGAGAGCATATTTGATGAAATATTATATTACTCAAGCAAAAGAGTATTATGTTTCCTCTAGAGATGCATCTGTCTTAACTAAACCTACATTGTTATATTATGGAGCATCATGTTTAGTGAAAGCCTTAATATTAGCAAAAAGATGTTATCAGGATGATTCAACAGGACATGGTTTAAACGTCCATAAATTCAAATCTGAAGATTTGCTTGATTTTAAAATTTATCCTGTAACAGGAACTTTTTTGCAATTATATCAAGTTTTAGAAAATAGTGATATTAGTTATATTAAGTCTTTTGATTTTAATTTAGATGATTTACTTTCATTTATTCCAGAATTAAAAGATGATTATGAAATGATATTTAATAAAAAATCTTTGGCTATAAAAGTAGATAGAGTAAAAGATGAAAATGGTGTATATTTATTATATCAAGGAGATTATTTTGACAATGAAGATTTAATCAATAATTATTTTAATAATTTGCCTAACTTTGAAAAATATTATTTTACACCTAATGTTTCTAAAGATCATATGAGTTGTTATAAAAAACCTTACGAAAAAGGAGATATTGTAATAAGAAATATTATGGGTGAAGAATTTTTTATATCTTCATTAAATCAGGATAATCGTTTCATTTATTTTTCTCAGATAACAGTTCATTTTTTAATTTTGTATTTATTGAGTATGTTGTCAAGATATTATATTAATCCATGGGTTAGTGAAAATTCATTAGATGAGAATCGTTATTTTTATATAATCGAAAAATTTTTAGACATAAATATGCGAAAATTTCCCAACTTAATTTTAAACGAAATATTAAATAAAGAATTAATTTTTTCCGTTGAATATTATAAACCTTCTGGTTTTGATTTTGATAATATAAAAGGTTTGGTAGAAGAAATAGTCAATGAATCTATTGAAGAAAATAATCTTAGAGAAGAAAAAGAAGAAATTAAAAGGAAGTTTATGGATGATGTATATAGTGGAAGAAATTGGTGA
- a CDS encoding helix-turn-helix transcriptional regulator, with translation MVETVGDRLKRMRLEHNFTQNQIAEYLGFKQGQIAKLESNERKLKSDSIIKLSNLYRCSPEYIILGIGEYSKTNMAFRSNNRNLSLEDIAEMNRIINNLEFLSRVTNKQE, from the coding sequence ATGGTAGAAACAGTAGGTGATAGATTAAAAAGAATGAGATTAGAACATAATTTCACTCAAAACCAAATAGCAGAATATCTTGGATTCAAACAGGGTCAAATAGCTAAGTTGGAAAGTAATGAAAGAAAATTAAAGAGTGATTCTATAATCAAACTATCTAATCTTTACAGATGCTCTCCAGAATATATAATATTAGGTATTGGAGAGTATTCCAAAACTAATATGGCATTCAGATCAAATAATAGAAACTTATCTTTAGAAGATATTGCAGAGATGAATAGAATAATTAATAATTTAGAATTCTTATCAAGGGTTACAAATAAACAGGAGTAA
- a CDS encoding LA2681 family HEPN domain-containing protein produces the protein MLNRDEIEKLYKEAYIFLESNDLEEVWRIISKLERSKSKYACSLLSNLYIDLGLETKDSSLINKGIIYIEEHLDYISQIFTPASIYYNLANGYLNYYSITSEKFVNGENIIIKIKDLYKRSLTYNNGAELNIKVQSLVNLGNLHMGLGRYIDALEYYENALKLNPNFGMALVNKGLCLLKLRFLVNHDDLILKDSYLSFKKALKSNNLTFSARNIAQEHIKIFEENNSKEFLDNIKISRFKINDNYTNLEEFSNVFCLKNKLYLNLCNFCQQCVNCIGDSICIKRMTLPIKENEKLEDDKFLILSSYLNQIKMDFISSRLNLILSQYNKLDLSFINNNVIIIDSYDYELHNIRIQLLKDSFKNFYNILDKIAFFINFYLDLNINKKQVNFKGLWYKDFKKKKIRETFDFENNGLKALFNIHEDILYGEEKKLNDIRNALTHRSLKIKLYPKEDENDAMTEEELLEAVIKISKIVRNAIIYLLYFVDTIESEKQTDNSMVLFASEIPNDLK, from the coding sequence ATGTTAAATAGGGATGAAATTGAAAAATTATATAAAGAAGCATATATTTTTTTAGAATCTAATGATTTAGAAGAGGTTTGGAGAATTATAAGCAAATTAGAAAGATCAAAATCTAAATATGCATGCTCTCTCTTGAGTAATTTATATATAGATTTAGGTTTAGAAACAAAAGATTCTTCCTTAATAAATAAAGGCATTATTTATATTGAAGAACATTTAGATTATATTTCACAAATTTTTACACCTGCTTCGATTTATTATAATTTGGCAAACGGGTACTTGAATTATTATTCAATTACCTCAGAAAAATTTGTTAATGGAGAGAATATTATAATTAAAATTAAAGATTTATACAAAAGGTCTTTAACTTATAATAATGGGGCTGAGTTAAATATTAAAGTTCAATCTTTAGTAAACTTGGGAAATTTACATATGGGTCTTGGAAGGTATATAGATGCACTAGAATATTATGAAAATGCATTGAAATTAAATCCAAATTTTGGGATGGCTTTAGTAAATAAAGGTTTATGTTTATTAAAATTAAGATTTCTTGTTAATCATGATGATTTAATATTAAAAGATTCATATCTTTCATTTAAAAAAGCATTGAAAAGTAATAATTTAACATTTTCAGCAAGAAATATTGCTCAAGAACATATTAAAATTTTTGAAGAGAATAATTCTAAGGAATTTTTAGATAATATAAAAATTTCAAGATTTAAAATAAATGATAATTATACAAATTTGGAGGAATTCTCAAATGTTTTTTGCTTAAAAAATAAGTTATATTTAAATTTATGTAATTTTTGTCAACAGTGTGTAAATTGTATTGGTGATTCTATATGTATAAAACGAATGACTCTTCCAATTAAAGAAAATGAAAAACTTGAGGATGACAAATTTTTAATTTTGTCTTCTTATTTAAATCAGATAAAAATGGATTTTATTTCAAGCAGATTAAATTTAATATTATCACAATATAATAAATTAGATTTAAGTTTTATAAATAATAATGTTATTATTATTGATTCCTATGATTATGAATTACACAATATTAGAATACAATTATTAAAAGATTCATTCAAGAATTTTTATAATATATTAGACAAAATTGCATTTTTTATAAATTTCTATTTAGATTTAAATATTAATAAAAAGCAAGTAAATTTTAAAGGACTTTGGTATAAAGACTTTAAGAAGAAAAAAATAAGAGAAACTTTTGATTTTGAGAATAATGGTTTAAAAGCTTTATTTAATATTCATGAAGATATTTTATATGGTGAAGAGAAAAAACTTAATGATATTAGGAATGCATTAACTCATAGGTCTTTAAAAATTAAATTATATCCTAAAGAAGATGAAAATGATGCAATGACTGAAGAGGAGCTATTAGAAGCTGTAATAAAAATATCTAAAATTGTTAGGAATGCAATAATTTATTTATTATATTTTGTGGACACTATTGAATCTGAAAAACAAACAGATAATTCTATGGTATTATTTGCATCAGAAATTCCGAATGATTTAAAATAA
- a CDS encoding nucleic acid-binding protein, whose translation MKPTFYDTDCLSCFIVIDDTSILEKQFECIFLPYEVYEEFDRPHIQKLKNRVDNLIDKGFVKIVKFDTDTEDYLLFMKLSSNYFSDKTIGKGEAAVIAHAKKHNGIVASNNTKDVMPYVEKYNLERITTGDILVMALKKGIITEKEGNLIWSKMLKYNRWLNADSFTSYLRKNK comes from the coding sequence ATGAAGCCTACTTTTTATGATACTGATTGTTTAAGCTGTTTTATTGTAATAGATGATACCTCCATTTTAGAAAAACAATTTGAATGCATTTTCCTTCCTTATGAAGTTTATGAGGAATTTGACAGACCACATATACAAAAACTTAAGAATAGAGTTGATAATCTAATTGATAAGGGTTTTGTTAAAATAGTTAAATTTGATACAGATACGGAAGATTATCTTCTTTTTATGAAATTATCTTCAAATTATTTCTCAGATAAAACTATAGGAAAAGGGGAAGCAGCTGTCATTGCTCATGCCAAAAAGCATAATGGTATTGTGGCAAGCAATAATACAAAAGATGTAATGCCTTATGTGGAAAAATATAATTTGGAAAGAATCACTACAGGAGATATTCTTGTAATGGCCTTAAAAAAGGGTATAATCACTGAAAAAGAAGGTAATTTGATTTGGTCAAAAATGTTAAAATATAATAGATGGTTAAATGCAGATAGTTTTACAAGTTATTTAAGAAAAAATAAATAA